GCGCTGCCCCAGCACAGCACGAGGCCGAGCGCCACGAAGGCGTAGGTCAGGTACTTGCCGACCATGTTCAGCCGGAAGATGTCGAGCCCCAGCGGCAGCACGATCACCAGCAGGGCGGCCAGCAGCAGGATGCCGGCGACGTCCCCGTCGATGCGCCCGAGAAGACCGTTTTGAGGGTTGCGCGTCATGGTGAAGGACTCCTCAGCGGCGGACTTTGAGGACGAACAGGCCCTGCGGGCGCAGCATCAGGATCACGACGACGGTCAGCAGCGTCAGCACCTTGGCGGTCGAGCCGCTGAGGAAGAACTCCATCGTCGACTGGGCCTGGCTGATGGTGAAGGCCGACGCGATGGTGCCGATCAGGCTCTGGGCGCCGCCGAACACCACCACCAGGAAGGTGTCGACGATGTAGAGCTGGCCCGAGGTCGGACCGGTCGAGCCGACCATGGTGAAGGCGCTGCCCGCCACCCCGGCGATGCCGCAGCCGAGCCCGAAGGTGTAGCGGTCGACCTTCTCGGTGTTGATGCCGACGGCGCCGGCCATCGTGCGGTTCTGCATCACCGCCCGCACGCCCTGGCCCCAGCGCGAGCGGAACATCACGGCGTAGATGACGACGGTGATGGCGATGGTCAGGGCCATGACGAACAGGCCGTTGATCGGCACCTCGATGGTGTCGGTGACGGCGACCGAGCCCATCAGCCAGTCCGGCAGGACCACGCCGACCTCGCGCGCGCCAAAGACCGAGCGGAAGACCTGCTGGAGGATCAGGCTCAGCCCCCAGGTTGCCAGCAGCGTGTCGAGCGGGCGGCGGTAGAGGAAGCGGATCATCCCCCATTCCACCAGCATCCCCAGCGCCCCGCTGGCGAAGAAGGCCAGGATCATGGCGATGAAGAAATAGGCCGGGAACAGCGCCGGCACGGTGCTGGAGATGAAGTTCGAGCAGAGATAGGTCACGTAGGCGCCGAGGATCATGAACTCCCCGTGCGCCATGTTGATGACGCCCATCTGCCCGAAGATGATGGCGAGGCCCAGCGCCATCAGCACGAAAACGGAAAAGAGAATGAGCCCCGCGAATCCCTGCATGGCAAAGATCGACCCGAGCTCGGCCAGGCTGTAGCCCTCGAACATGATGGGAACTCCCGTCACACTTGCCCCCACCCCGGCCCTCCCCCGCTCTTGCAGGGGAGGGAGGCGGGAGCCTTGTCGGCGTTCGGCCGTCGTCCCCTCCCCCGCCCAGCGGGGAAGGGTCAGGGTGGGGGTCTGACGCCCCGCCCCTTATTGCCCGCCCCTTACTGGTAGCCCTTCGGGAACGGGTTCGGCTCGATGAGGTCCGCCGTCTCGTAGACGACGTCGAACTGGCCGTCCGGGCGGGCGCGGCCGACGCGGGTCTTGCTCCACAGGTGATGGTTGCCGTGGACGCGGACATAGCCTTCCGGCGCGCCGCTGAACTCGATGCCTTCCGACGCGACGGCGATCTTGTCGATGTCGAAGCTCTTGGCCTTCTCCACCGTCAGCTTCCACAGCCAGGGGCCGAGATAGCCGGCCTGGGTCACGTCGCCGATGACGCTGTTGGCGCCCCACATCGCCTTGAAGGCGGCGACGAACTTCTCGTTGTTGGGATTCTGCAGCGACTGGAAGTACTTCATGCAGGCGTAGGCGCCGGCGATGTTCTCGCCGCCGATGCCGAGCATCTCGTCCTCGGTGACCGAGATGGTCATCAGCACCTGCTTGTTCAGGTCGATGCCCGCCGCCTTCATCTGCTTGTAGAAGGCGACGTTCGAGCCGCCGACCACCGAGGCGTAGATGACGTCCGGCTTGGTCAGCTTGATCTTGTTGATGACCGAGTTGAACTGGGTGTGGCCGAGCGGGAAATACTCCTCGCCCACCACCTTCTGGCCCTTCATCTCGATGTGTTTGCGGGCGATCTTGTTGGAGGTGCGCGGCCAGATGTAGTCGGAGCCGATGAGGAAGAAGCTCTTGGCGCCCTTCTCCTTCGTCACCCAGTCCAGCCCGGCGAGGATCTGCTGGGTCGCCTCCTGCCCGGTGTAGATGACGTTCTTCGACTGCTCCAGCCCCTCGTAGAAGGTCGGGTAGTAGAGCATGCCGTTGTACTGCTCGAACACCGGCAGCACCGCCTTGCGCGAGGCCGAGGTCCAGCAGCCGAACACCGCCGCCACCTTGTCCTCGACCAGCAGCTTGCGCGCCTTCTCGGCGAAGGTCGGCCAGTCGCTGGCGCCGTCCTCCTGGATCACCTCGATCTTGCGGCCGAGCACGCCGCCCATCTCGTTGATCTGGGCGATGGCCAGCTTCTCGGCCTGGACCGAGCCGGTTTCCGAGATCGCCATGGTGCCGGTGGTGGAATGCAGGATGCCGACCTTCACCGTGCTGTCGGTGACCGCCAGCTTCGTCGTGTTGACGGCGTCGGTCGGCAGCGCCTGGGCCAGCGCGCCGCGCGGCAGCAGCCCGACGGCCGGCAGCGCCGCCATGCCGA
This genomic stretch from Azospirillum sp. TSH58 harbors:
- the urtB gene encoding urea ABC transporter permease subunit UrtB, with the protein product MFEGYSLAELGSIFAMQGFAGLILFSVFVLMALGLAIIFGQMGVINMAHGEFMILGAYVTYLCSNFISSTVPALFPAYFFIAMILAFFASGALGMLVEWGMIRFLYRRPLDTLLATWGLSLILQQVFRSVFGAREVGVVLPDWLMGSVAVTDTIEVPINGLFVMALTIAITVVIYAVMFRSRWGQGVRAVMQNRTMAGAVGINTEKVDRYTFGLGCGIAGVAGSAFTMVGSTGPTSGQLYIVDTFLVVVFGGAQSLIGTIASAFTISQAQSTMEFFLSGSTAKVLTLLTVVVILMLRPQGLFVLKVRR
- the urtA gene encoding urea ABC transporter substrate-binding protein; this encodes MSSDKIDAGKPAGGLPSPLRRKLLLGMAALPAVGLLPRGALAQALPTDAVNTTKLAVTDSTVKVGILHSTTGTMAISETGSVQAEKLAIAQINEMGGVLGRKIEVIQEDGASDWPTFAEKARKLLVEDKVAAVFGCWTSASRKAVLPVFEQYNGMLYYPTFYEGLEQSKNVIYTGQEATQQILAGLDWVTKEKGAKSFFLIGSDYIWPRTSNKIARKHIEMKGQKVVGEEYFPLGHTQFNSVINKIKLTKPDVIYASVVGGSNVAFYKQMKAAGIDLNKQVLMTISVTEDEMLGIGGENIAGAYACMKYFQSLQNPNNEKFVAAFKAMWGANSVIGDVTQAGYLGPWLWKLTVEKAKSFDIDKIAVASEGIEFSGAPEGYVRVHGNHHLWSKTRVGRARPDGQFDVVYETADLIEPNPFPKGYQ